The DNA window CTCCTGGTCCGGCACTATCTTGAATATACGGTCCAGGCGGGTGAGGGCCAGAACGCTCATGACCGCCTGGCGCACTCCGCAGATGACCAGCTCCCCTCCCTGGCCCATGATCTTCAACACCGAAACCATGGCTCCCAAGGCCGATGAGTCCATGAAGGATACGTGAGACAGGTCCAGGACGATTTTTTTGCGCCCGTTCTCTATCTCGTCCGCAATGGCGTTTCGAAAATCCGCGGCAACGCTGGCATCCAGGCTTTTTTCCATAATTTCCAGAATAAGCACGTTTCCGCTTTCGGTTTTTTCAATCCTCATGTCTTCCCCTTGAGTCTCTGCCCGGAATCATGCAGGTACCGGAGCGATGTTCCAAATATGTTTCGCATACTGCCGGATGGCCCGGTCAGAGGAAAAGAACCCCATGCGAGAAGTGTTCAAAATTCCCAATTTTCCCCACAATAGCCTATCCGTGTAATCAGTTCCAGCTTTTTTCCTGGCAGCCATGTAGGACGCGAAATCCGCAAGATGGAAGTACTTGTCCCGGTCGCTCAAAAGATACGGGCATATCCAGTTGAAAAGGGCGGGTTCCGAGGGCGAGAACCTGCCGTCGCGCACTGCGTCCAGGGCTCTGCGCAAAACCGGGTCGGCGTGGTAGAGCGCCGTGGGCCGGTAGGAGCCTTCCTCCGAA is part of the Bacteroidota bacterium genome and encodes:
- a CDS encoding STAS domain-containing protein, with product MRIEKTESGNVLILEIMEKSLDASVAADFRNAIADEIENGRKKIVLDLSHVSFMDSSALGAMVSVLKIMGQGGELVICGVRQAVMSVLALTRLDRIFKIVPDQEQACYILGPII